The Ignavibacteria bacterium genome contains the following window.
GAGCATCATAACCCACAACAATTCCATTCTGGATTTTGGGATGAGAAGAAAAGTATTTTGCAGTTGCAAGTGAAACTGTAATTAAATTTTCAAATGTAAAATCATCGGAAATAACTCCACGCCAGCCGTCAGTTCCAAATTTTATTTTCATAACTTCTCCGTAATTTGTTTTTGTTGAAATGTCAATAGCAAAATTACTTAAATCTAAAGAATAGTTTAAGACCTAATTTCATTAAATCAAATACGATTTTATTATCAAAATATTTAAGTTCCATCATTCAGGTGTCGCTTAATTGACAAATTTTAAGAGAAATTAAACTTCTTTTGACCTATTTTTGTCAATAGATAGATGAAAAGTCAGTTAGATGATAATGTTTTAATTGATAGATTTTTAGCCGGCGATACGAAGGCTTTTAATCTGCTTGTCGAAAAATATAAAAGGAAAATCTATCTGACTGTTTATAGATTGCTCGGAAATCATGAAGACGCCAGTGACATTACTCAAGAAGTCATAATTAAAATGTATAATGAATTAAAAAATTTTAGACGTGAGTCATCAATTTATACTTGGATTTATAGGATAGCGACAAATTTATCGTTGAATGAGTTAAAAAGGCGAAAAATTAGAAGTTTTTTTGATTTTGATGAACTTGAAGAATGGTTATTTAAGGATGAAAAACAATCACCCGAATTAAGCTTTAGAGAAAATGAATTGTCTAATAAAATACAGGAAGCGATAAATAAGCTTCCAGAAAAACAAAGAACAGTATTTACTTTAAGATATTATGATGGTCTTTCTTATGAGGAAATTTCTGAAATACTTGGGACTTCAGTCGGTGCTTTGAAAGCAAATTACTTTCATGCAATCAATAAATTGCAAAAGGAGTTGAAAGATGTTCTGTGATGATTACAAAAAATTAATGATCGAATATTTTGATACGGGTCTAAAAGATCAAGATAAAATCCGTCTCGATGAACACCTCGAAATTTGCAGCTCTTGCAAAATGGAGTTTAATGAACTTGAAAAACTATTTAATTCATTGGAAAGAGAAAATCAAATCGTGTTAGTGGAAAGCGAAAAGTATATTCAATCAATTGATGTAGATGAGATTATTGCGCGAAAGAAAAAAAGGAAATGGTTTGAATTTCAATTCAGTCAATCAATAGCTTTTGCTCTAATTCTCTTAGTTTCCATTGTGATTTATTTTAACTTAACAAAGGTGAATAACCTGAACAATAAAAGTTTAAATGGTGAACTAACTATGAGCGAAACAACAACAAACGATTTTTTAGGAGATTATATTAATCAAGATTATCTATATGAAAATGTTGATGAAACAATTCTATCTCAATCTGATTACTTCAAAGATGTATTAAATTTCATTGATGAATTAGAATCTTTAGCCTTTACTAATCAAGATTTATTAATCGGAACTGAAACCGAGATAAATAAAATTGATGAAAATGATGTGGACGAAATAATAGCCCAATTAGAAAATAAAAAATTCTTAGGAGAATAAGATATGAGAATCATTTTAAGCTTTTTGGTTTTAATGTTTGTATTTAATCAGGTGAATGCCCAGCAATGGGGAATGCGTGATAACCAGAGAAAGAAATTGGAAGAATTCAAAAAAATTAAGTTGATAGAGGAGCTTGATTTAAATCAAGATGAATCTACTCGGTTTTTCGCTTTATATAATGAGCACCAGAAAAAGGTTCGAGATATTCAAAAGGAAAGAGATAAAGTTATCGATCAAATTGAAAGATTGATCAAAGATGAAAACAAATTTCAACCTAAAAAATTTGAAGAGCTTGAGCAAAGATTGAATGAACTTGAACAGGAATTATTTAGAAACCGAACGGAGTTTCATTCAAATATCAAAAATGTTCTATCCCCATATAAAGTTGCAAAGTATTATGTTTTTGAACGACAATTTATGCGTGAAGTAAATAAACTTTTGATGATGAGAAGGGGTAGACAACTGCCTGAAGAATAAAATTTTGGGAGATTAAAATTAAAAAAGAAGTTTTCTGCGTTCTTCACATTTGATCAAATCTTGTAATTTTTTTTTCAAAGTAATATTTTTGCACCAGTTCTTTGCGGAAGTGGTGGAACTGGTAGACACACCATCTTGAGGGGGTGGCGCCGAGAGGCGTGCGGGTTCAAGTCCCGCCTTCCGCACAAAATTTTTTGTAGAGTTAACTTTAAATCCATCATAATCATAATAAACGGAGCTAAAATATGAAGTTGTTTCGAGCGTTTGCTATAATCATTTTATTTACTTTATCACTTCAAGCTCAAGAAATGAATCCCGAGGCAGCCAAATTATATAATGACGGTAATCAAAAAATGAAAGAAGGAAATTTTTCGGCTGCACTTCAGCTTTATGAACAGGCATTAAAAATTCAAAAAGATTATAGAATTCTCTATCAGAAGGGAATTGCCCATAGAAGGATGAATCAACTTGATCAAGCCTATAATGATCTAACAGAAGCACTCAAACTCAAACCTGATTTTGATTTAGCTTATAATGCACTTGGAACACTGGAATACACTCGTGGAAATTATGAGCAATCGGTTAACAATTTTCTTAAGACACTTGAACTCACCAAAAATGCCCAGCTGAAAAATCAGGTTGAAAAAAATATCTCCCTCTCTTATCTAAAACTTGGAGATCAGTACTTAAAGAATTTTGAATATGAAAAAGCAATTGATAATCTTAAAAAAGCCATTCAATATGATCAAAAAAATGATGCTGCTTATTTAGCTCTTGCGCGAGCTTATGTTGAAACTGGCAAATATGATGATGCGCTTGTTTCAGCAGACAATGCATTAAAATACCGAAACAAAATTCCTAAAGGTGGAATTTATTATTACAAAGGTCTGGCTCTCAAGAATCTTGGAAAGTTAAACGAAGCCAAAGCAGCATTTGAAGAAGGAAAAAAAGATCCAACCTACAAAGCAGTTTGTGATTACGAGATTAAAAACCTCCCTAAACAATAACTGATAAATAGAAAGCCGCCTCTTGCAGGCGGTTTTCTGTTTTAAATTGTTATTGCAA
Protein-coding sequences here:
- a CDS encoding sigma-70 family RNA polymerase sigma factor gives rise to the protein MKSQLDDNVLIDRFLAGDTKAFNLLVEKYKRKIYLTVYRLLGNHEDASDITQEVIIKMYNELKNFRRESSIYTWIYRIATNLSLNELKRRKIRSFFDFDELEEWLFKDEKQSPELSFRENELSNKIQEAINKLPEKQRTVFTLRYYDGLSYEEISEILGTSVGALKANYFHAINKLQKELKDVL
- a CDS encoding tetratricopeptide repeat protein, whose product is MKLFRAFAIIILFTLSLQAQEMNPEAAKLYNDGNQKMKEGNFSAALQLYEQALKIQKDYRILYQKGIAHRRMNQLDQAYNDLTEALKLKPDFDLAYNALGTLEYTRGNYEQSVNNFLKTLELTKNAQLKNQVEKNISLSYLKLGDQYLKNFEYEKAIDNLKKAIQYDQKNDAAYLALARAYVETGKYDDALVSADNALKYRNKIPKGGIYYYKGLALKNLGKLNEAKAAFEEGKKDPTYKAVCDYEIKNLPKQ